Proteins from one Candidatus Kapaibacterium sp. genomic window:
- a CDS encoding T9SS type A sorting domain-containing protein, with product MKKIIFAFFLIAAVSVQAQQKGKEYYNWYFGGKASITFNTPDLEPVIAGESSMVQLEGSASISDKYGNLLFYSNGVNVWGKNNLQMPNGFKLNGNASSTQTVLILRQPGSRNIHYIFTVGKGPYLVDSPQDFCYSIVDIDANLGNGDVIEKNILLHQPVTEKLTAVLHSNNEDFWVIAHEMDSPRFVVALLTKNGIEYVKTQSIGPPHDAGSGLKKDGVIGQMKANRKGDRLAAVTNTGKELQLFKFDRDKGELSDFVAVTMDTVAGYYGLEFSASGQFVYVTNTFSRLLQFDISSYQRPIIESTRKPIYDEYSTEVETFGQLQIGPNNKIYLAIHKLKALGVINKPDLAGNSCNFQYTGFLLTRGGSTYGLPNFFVTEYDYRLEITAGDVCIGDTIKISARVIPSADEYRYVWRGPNSFYSESQNIAIANSRDFNEGYYVLEVFEFNHIRFKDSVYIKVHPFPEVEIVGTDTICPPEKGHLKIKKSQPGVEYLWSTGEIGDEIFVDGHGTYHVTATSKAGCVAEASFSVYAGDNLIVNIIGERIMCEGESITLSTDRASDIEGEYTYLWSTGETSPEIIVSTAGNYSVSVYHSGGCTGTDEIEVEIATNPIVMLSHEGTFNLCVGDEMEIWVIDPIAENNYFWHDDIADLTRKITQTGVYKIYVVNEFDCKDSAEVEIIFHEKPIFDIIYDNNLIFCKGDSVNVTIVYDFENESILWNDGISESVRTIRESGIYTFRITNQYGCYDTAAFEVQVIEIEKPEIIPTKYFVCVGDTLTLFAIGNYHSYSWSDGSTSPSTVVKGAGKYKLHVRNEFGCTDSAEIIIQDISVGISFTQELYEGATVCTGKESIIELTLKNDTQTETIIKELILDDYSNFRIISPKVPFTIAALESQVILIESFSESTGIFETKITAISDEPCYAESFSEVRQIFNLSNIVRLPDMVVDAGESICIPIYGKINCGATPLDSRVKLEIIFDAEYFNPISLKSGTTFTKVIENGICKVTIEYDLLRLTDSEQIIDMLCGVALVGRVVPAELTFATTDWYNDLITTEKINGSLKIEACVIELRPIKYIKPPTLQIAPNPASETVELAITTTQKGMHKLSIFDLSGIEIASFEFISSNNSPKINNFSLYSSDFKNGFYIIRLKAPDTVIFEKLIIEN from the coding sequence ATGAAAAAAATCATTTTCGCATTTTTCTTGATTGCTGCTGTCTCAGTGCAAGCCCAGCAAAAGGGAAAAGAATATTATAATTGGTACTTCGGTGGCAAAGCTTCAATCACTTTTAATACGCCCGACCTTGAGCCTGTCATTGCCGGAGAAAGTAGTATGGTTCAACTCGAAGGTAGCGCCAGCATCTCCGATAAGTATGGAAATCTACTTTTTTACTCTAATGGAGTTAATGTTTGGGGCAAGAATAATCTTCAAATGCCTAATGGATTCAAACTAAATGGTAATGCATCGTCCACTCAAACGGTGTTGATATTGCGCCAACCGGGCAGTCGCAATATTCATTACATTTTTACTGTTGGCAAAGGTCCATATTTGGTCGATTCACCACAAGATTTTTGCTATTCTATTGTAGATATTGACGCAAATTTGGGGAATGGTGATGTAATTGAAAAAAATATTTTGCTTCATCAACCTGTTACCGAAAAACTCACCGCAGTTTTGCACAGCAACAATGAAGATTTCTGGGTGATTGCACATGAAATGGACTCACCGAGATTTGTTGTGGCACTTTTGACCAAAAATGGAATTGAATATGTGAAAACTCAATCCATTGGTCCACCTCATGATGCAGGCAGCGGCTTGAAAAAAGACGGTGTAATCGGGCAAATGAAAGCTAATCGTAAGGGCGACCGTTTGGCAGCAGTTACCAACACAGGCAAAGAGCTACAGCTTTTCAAATTCGACCGTGACAAAGGTGAATTGTCAGATTTTGTCGCCGTCACTATGGATACTGTCGCGGGATATTACGGTTTGGAATTTTCCGCATCGGGGCAATTTGTATATGTAACAAATACCTTTTCTCGTTTGTTGCAATTTGACATTAGTTCCTATCAGCGCCCGATTATCGAATCAACACGAAAGCCAATATATGATGAATATTCCACAGAAGTAGAGACTTTCGGTCAATTGCAAATCGGTCCGAACAATAAAATATATCTCGCCATTCATAAGTTGAAGGCATTGGGAGTAATCAACAAACCGGATTTGGCGGGCAACTCGTGTAATTTTCAATATACAGGTTTCTTGCTCACGAGAGGCGGTTCCACATATGGTTTGCCCAATTTCTTTGTCACCGAATACGATTACCGATTAGAAATCACGGCTGGAGATGTTTGCATTGGCGATACGATAAAAATTTCTGCGAGAGTGATACCGTCTGCGGATGAATATCGCTACGTCTGGCGTGGACCGAATTCTTTTTATTCCGAATCCCAAAACATTGCAATTGCTAATTCTCGAGATTTTAACGAAGGATATTATGTCTTAGAAGTATTTGAATTTAATCATATCCGATTCAAAGATTCGGTCTATATCAAAGTTCATCCCTTTCCCGAAGTTGAAATTGTAGGCACCGACACGATTTGTCCGCCGGAAAAAGGGCATTTGAAAATCAAGAAAAGTCAGCCGGGAGTTGAATATTTATGGTCAACGGGAGAAATCGGTGATGAAATTTTCGTTGACGGACACGGGACATATCACGTTACGGCTACATCCAAAGCAGGATGCGTTGCGGAAGCTTCATTTAGTGTATATGCAGGGGACAATTTAATCGTAAATATTATCGGGGAAAGAATTATGTGCGAGGGTGAATCTATCACTTTGAGTACAGACAGAGCCAGCGATATTGAAGGTGAATATACCTATTTGTGGTCAACCGGAGAAACAAGCCCTGAAATAATTGTCAGTACTGCGGGTAATTATTCCGTCTCAGTTTATCATAGTGGTGGCTGCACCGGAACTGATGAAATTGAAGTCGAAATTGCCACCAACCCAATTGTAATGCTATCACACGAAGGGACTTTTAATTTATGTGTCGGCGACGAAATGGAGATTTGGGTTATTGACCCAATAGCCGAAAATAATTATTTTTGGCATGACGACATAGCTGATTTGACGCGAAAAATAACTCAAACTGGAGTATATAAAATTTACGTTGTCAATGAATTTGATTGCAAGGATTCCGCCGAAGTCGAAATTATATTTCACGAAAAACCAATTTTTGATATAATCTATGATAATAATTTGATATTTTGCAAAGGTGATTCGGTAAATGTGACGATTGTTTATGATTTTGAAAATGAATCAATACTTTGGAATGATGGAATTAGCGAAAGTGTCCGCACGATTCGCGAAAGCGGGATTTATACTTTCCGAATTACAAATCAGTACGGCTGCTACGATACTGCTGCATTTGAAGTGCAAGTTATTGAAATCGAAAAACCTGAAATTATTCCAACTAAATATTTTGTTTGTGTCGGTGATACATTAACTTTGTTTGCAATCGGAAATTATCATTCATATTCATGGTCTGACGGTAGCACATCGCCGAGCACAGTTGTCAAAGGCGCGGGCAAGTATAAATTACATGTCCGAAATGAATTTGGATGCACCGATTCAGCTGAAATTATAATCCAAGACATTAGCGTTGGAATCAGCTTCACGCAAGAGTTGTACGAAGGGGCAACAGTTTGCACAGGCAAGGAATCAATAATCGAATTGACATTGAAAAATGATACTCAAACTGAAACAATTATTAAGGAATTAATTCTTGATGATTATTCCAACTTCAGAATTATCTCGCCTAAAGTACCGTTTACTATTGCGGCTTTAGAATCGCAAGTGATTTTAATCGAATCATTTTCGGAATCTACAGGCATTTTCGAAACAAAAATTACAGCTATATCGGACGAACCTTGCTATGCCGAATCATTTTCTGAAGTGAGGCAAATATTTAATTTAAGCAACATTGTGAGATTGCCCGATATGGTCGTAGATGCCGGAGAAAGCATTTGCATCCCGATTTACGGGAAAATCAACTGTGGAGCCACTCCATTAGATTCGCGTGTGAAGTTGGAAATCATTTTTGACGCAGAATATTTCAATCCGATTAGCCTAAAATCCGGCACTACTTTTACAAAAGTCATAGAAAATGGCATCTGCAAGGTAACTATCGAGTACGATTTATTGCGACTCACAGATTCGGAGCAAATTATTGATATGCTATGCGGAGTGGCACTCGTCGGCAGAGTTGTCCCGGCAGAATTGACTTTTGCTACAACTGACTGGTATAATGATTTAATTACAACAGAAAAAATAAACGGCAGTTTGAAAATCGAAGCCTGTGTAATCGAATTGCGTCCCATTAAATATATAAAGCCGCCAACACTGCAAATTGCCCCAAATCCTGCATCTGAAACAGTTGAACTTGCTATCACAACCACACAAAAGGGAATGCACAAGCTTAGCATTTTCGACTTAAGCGGCATTGAAATCGCTTCATTTGAATTTATTAGTTCAAATAATTCACCAAAAATTAATAATTTTTCCTTATATTCGAGTGATTTTAAAAACGGATTTTATATTATTCGTTTAAAAGCACCTGATACGGTGATATTTGAAAAATTAATAATTGAAAATTAA
- a CDS encoding T9SS type A sorting domain-containing protein, protein MKLLRYTLLSIFLFVPFSLLGQNWTNTLKPEILKNGTGYSAHDQATASVIDFQGNVLVTGYFEGEIAFDTDTLRTAGNRDIFVAKLNKNGYWEWARSAGGSNADYGRGIAVDANGNVFITGYFYTLAKFGEHTISGSTNTDIFVAKLNSSGVWQWAKSAPGYGFNRGNAVDVDPAGNCFVTGGFDGNITIGDIVLTSSGSRDIFVAKYSGDGDVVWAKKAGGSSVDEALAIKYYSSDKMLYLTGGFAGTASFGSDNISSTGGKDVFVAKMDSSGVFQWAAGAGSTSSEDSRSIALDGGGNAVITGYYVKNFSFGAHPLPSPGNEDVFVAKIDKDGSWLWATAAGSNGYEQGYSVTLDNSGNSYVSGYFTGTANFGGTNLVSSGDRNAFLMKLNSSGVIQWAKAISGTTTIDCYTVATATNGISYPIGAFYHNAVFGSDTLYTRGNSDIFVSRISSSGNWSWALGMGGIIGYVNVNSVAALTNGDFYSCGSFFGTIVFGNDTLKSSGDADIFVAKSDRNGNWLWGRKAGGTEPDVANGIAVDHLGNAIITGYFSVTAKFGNFTRVSSGQGEIFIAKVDTNGNWVWVTIAGEDEFDEGKALVTDAAGNIYVTGYFSDKPYFGATRLFSAGRDDVFVAKLNNSGAWQWAVRGGSSQFDVGNSIDIDPSGNLYITGGFENIATFGSHSVTSGGGDDIFIAKLNNSGTWLWAVAAGTNSFQEYGSDVKFSSSGHVYATGTFKGLCLFGGQYLIGAGNSDGFITKLDTAGNWIWSRSIGGPGFDVGKGISVDATGGVMAVGYYSSSATISGTTIQSDASRASYIVRLASDGSVLYAKSDSNSAFSEARAVADIGGGAHVIAGIYYGQVSFGSLEISEAISLDMNSYFAFDGVASPNSVWIVKENTGKSSLISIAASVNPIIGNRYMAVGDAIGVFYTRNSNLYCAGFSIWNGNDMEITVWGDNVETAVKDGMADNEAYTIKQFDAITGDQYVVVPRYESGPDHFVDATTTVISRLPDYPDTSFIPLVIGWNMVSSIFLATNPNMESIFNSIKNHVAIVKDNAGNVYIPEYDVNTIGDWDLTQGYQVYSQKVQTIKVVGTAIEPEDYPIYCNAGWNIISYLRDSPYDAESGFTPLTENDNLIIAKDNAGNVYIPEFDINMIGNLMPMQGYQVYLTNKDTLQYPPNSLDKMSVDYDRHRYDAVYFRPQELYTANNSVLVISLPDIADGSEIAVMTPSGTVAGAAKFKDGIAPVTVWGNDVLDENPKLFDNGDKMNFVLFNSADNKELILNDLVAEGKIATELTYKQNAYLKISRNTALNLNMNASAYPNPAIDYFWLNLEGQFTGAINIELTDLSGKSVLSSIFDKKTSSHSELISFSNLSNGYYILKIEFDGSTISEGIIINK, encoded by the coding sequence ATGAAGCTACTTAGATATACTCTACTTTCTATCTTTTTATTTGTGCCATTCTCTCTGTTAGGGCAAAATTGGACAAACACACTCAAACCGGAAATTCTCAAAAACGGTACCGGTTACTCGGCTCACGACCAAGCCACTGCCTCGGTTATTGATTTCCAAGGTAACGTACTCGTGACGGGTTATTTCGAGGGAGAAATTGCATTCGATACCGACACTTTGCGAACAGCCGGGAATAGAGATATTTTTGTAGCAAAACTGAATAAAAACGGTTATTGGGAATGGGCACGTTCTGCCGGTGGTTCAAATGCCGATTATGGCAGAGGAATAGCCGTGGACGCGAATGGCAACGTTTTCATAACAGGATATTTTTATACTTTGGCAAAATTTGGCGAGCATACTATTTCAGGCTCTACAAATACAGATATTTTCGTTGCCAAATTGAACTCATCGGGAGTTTGGCAATGGGCAAAATCTGCTCCCGGATACGGCTTTAATCGCGGTAACGCAGTTGATGTTGACCCCGCAGGGAATTGCTTCGTTACAGGTGGGTTCGACGGCAATATTACAATTGGCGACATCGTGCTTACAAGTTCCGGCTCAAGAGATATTTTTGTGGCAAAATATAGTGGTGACGGCGATGTTGTTTGGGCTAAAAAAGCAGGAGGAAGCTCTGTTGATGAAGCTCTTGCTATCAAATATTACAGTTCCGATAAAATGCTTTATCTGACGGGTGGATTCGCCGGAACTGCAAGCTTCGGTTCTGATAATATCAGTTCAACCGGTGGCAAAGATGTATTTGTTGCAAAAATGGATTCATCGGGCGTATTTCAGTGGGCAGCAGGTGCAGGCAGCACCTCATCTGAAGATAGCCGTTCAATTGCTTTAGATGGTGGCGGAAATGCTGTCATTACAGGTTATTATGTCAAAAATTTCAGTTTCGGTGCTCATCCTTTACCTTCACCCGGCAATGAAGATGTTTTCGTTGCGAAAATTGACAAAGATGGCTCTTGGTTATGGGCTACCGCTGCAGGAAGCAATGGCTACGAACAAGGCTATTCCGTTACTTTGGATAATTCGGGCAATTCCTACGTTAGCGGATACTTTACCGGAACCGCAAATTTCGGTGGAACAAATTTGGTTAGTTCAGGTGACAGAAATGCTTTTCTGATGAAATTGAACTCATCGGGAGTGATTCAATGGGCTAAAGCCATATCAGGAACTACCACGATTGATTGCTACACCGTAGCAACTGCTACCAACGGTATTTCTTACCCGATTGGAGCCTTTTATCATAATGCAGTATTTGGGTCTGATACTTTATACACACGAGGTAATTCGGATATTTTTGTGTCGAGAATTTCAAGTTCGGGCAATTGGTCTTGGGCTTTGGGAATGGGCGGAATCATTGGTTATGTCAATGTAAATTCCGTAGCGGCACTTACAAATGGTGATTTCTATTCCTGCGGCTCATTTTTCGGAACAATCGTTTTTGGTAATGATACTCTCAAATCCTCCGGCGATGCAGATATTTTTGTCGCCAAATCTGATAGAAACGGCAATTGGCTCTGGGGCAGAAAAGCAGGTGGTACCGAACCCGATGTAGCCAACGGAATAGCAGTTGACCATCTTGGTAATGCTATCATAACCGGATACTTTTCGGTCACTGCTAAATTTGGAAATTTTACACGAGTTTCTTCCGGGCAAGGGGAGATTTTCATTGCTAAAGTTGATACAAATGGAAATTGGGTATGGGTTACAATAGCGGGAGAAGACGAATTTGACGAAGGGAAAGCCCTTGTAACTGATGCTGCAGGAAATATTTACGTTACCGGCTACTTTTCCGATAAACCTTATTTTGGAGCTACTCGATTATTCTCAGCCGGCAGAGATGACGTTTTCGTTGCCAAATTGAACAATAGCGGTGCATGGCAATGGGCTGTTCGAGGTGGCAGTAGTCAATTCGATGTCGGCAACAGTATTGATATTGACCCAAGCGGGAATTTATATATCACCGGCGGATTCGAGAATATTGCTACATTCGGCTCTCATTCGGTCACTTCAGGCGGCGGCGATGACATCTTTATTGCCAAATTAAATAATTCGGGCACTTGGTTATGGGCGGTAGCTGCCGGAACAAACTCATTTCAAGAATATGGCTCTGATGTCAAATTTTCAAGTTCCGGGCATGTCTATGCGACAGGCACTTTCAAAGGTTTGTGCCTTTTTGGTGGGCAATATTTAATCGGCGCCGGAAATTCTGACGGATTTATTACAAAATTAGATACAGCCGGAAATTGGATTTGGAGCCGCTCTATCGGTGGTCCCGGATTCGATGTCGGAAAAGGCATTTCTGTTGATGCTACGGGCGGTGTTATGGCTGTAGGCTATTATTCCTCATCGGCGACGATTAGTGGAACGACTATTCAATCAGATGCTTCGAGAGCGTCTTATATAGTTCGTTTAGCTTCGGACGGTTCTGTCCTATACGCAAAAAGTGACTCAAATTCAGCTTTTTCGGAAGCTCGAGCGGTGGCTGATATTGGTGGTGGTGCTCATGTTATAGCCGGGATTTATTATGGACAAGTCAGTTTCGGTAGTTTGGAAATTAGTGAAGCGATTTCTCTTGATATGAATTCTTATTTTGCTTTTGATGGAGTTGCCTCGCCAAATTCGGTTTGGATAGTTAAGGAGAATACGGGCAAAAGTTCGTTAATTTCAATTGCGGCTTCTGTCAATCCAATAATTGGCAATCGTTATATGGCTGTCGGAGATGCTATTGGCGTTTTCTACACTCGAAACAGTAATCTTTACTGTGCAGGATTTTCAATCTGGAATGGAAATGATATGGAAATTACTGTTTGGGGCGATAATGTAGAAACTGCAGTCAAAGACGGAATGGCAGACAATGAAGCATATACAATCAAGCAATTTGATGCTATTACAGGCGACCAATATGTAGTCGTTCCGCGTTATGAGTCCGGTCCCGACCACTTTGTAGATGCCACTACAACTGTAATTTCAAGATTGCCTGATTACCCCGATACATCATTTATACCTCTTGTTATCGGTTGGAATATGGTCTCGTCAATTTTCTTGGCTACAAATCCGAATATGGAGAGCATTTTTAACTCAATCAAAAATCATGTTGCTATTGTCAAGGACAATGCAGGCAACGTCTATATACCGGAATATGATGTCAATACTATCGGTGATTGGGATTTGACACAAGGCTATCAAGTCTATTCGCAAAAGGTGCAAACAATCAAAGTTGTCGGCACTGCGATTGAGCCTGAGGATTACCCCATATATTGTAATGCAGGTTGGAATATAATATCATATTTGCGAGATAGTCCCTATGATGCTGAAAGCGGTTTTACTCCACTTACCGAAAATGATAATTTGATTATTGCAAAGGATAACGCAGGGAATGTTTACATTCCTGAGTTTGATATAAATATGATTGGGAATTTAATGCCAATGCAAGGCTATCAGGTTTACCTGACCAATAAAGACACTTTGCAATATCCGCCGAATTCTTTAGACAAGATGAGTGTTGACTATGACCGTCACAGATATGATGCAGTTTATTTCCGCCCACAAGAGCTTTATACGGCAAATAATTCCGTTCTGGTCATTAGTTTGCCCGACATAGCGGACGGCTCGGAAATTGCAGTTATGACGCCTTCGGGAACAGTTGCCGGTGCAGCTAAGTTTAAAGATGGAATCGCTCCTGTTACCGTTTGGGGAAATGATGTCTTGGACGAGAATCCAAAATTGTTCGACAATGGCGACAAAATGAACTTTGTGCTTTTCAATTCAGCCGACAATAAGGAATTGATTTTAAATGATTTAGTTGCGGAAGGCAAAATTGCAACTGAGTTGACTTATAAGCAAAATGCTTATTTGAAAATTAGCCGAAATACTGCACTAAACCTAAATATGAATGCTTCCGCTTATCCAAATCCGGCGATAGATTACTTCTGGTTAAATCTCGAAGGACAATTCACGGGTGCAATCAATATTGAATTGACTGATTTGTCGGGTAAATCCGTTTTGAGCAGTATTTTTGACAAGAAAACAAGTTCACATTCTGAATTAATTAGTTTCAGCAATTTATCGAACGGATATTATATTTTGAAAATCGAATTTGATGGCAGCACAATCAGCGAAGGAATTATAATCAATAAATAA
- the truA gene encoding tRNA pseudouridine(38-40) synthase TruA → MYLIFEIEYDGTNYSGWQRQKNAITIQGEIERAFREITGREISLTGAGRTDAGVHARAQIAHTEIGDELGIAAGQLPLALNSKLNYDIRIKRIVFSVEKFHARFDAIAREYSYTIVTRYSVFDRHFCTHIRYPIDIDLLLQSAELFLVKDDFTTFSKRNSDIINNVCDVTVSKWDVVDENTLKYTVRANHFLYGMVRSLVGTMLDISRGKRDAAEIATALSCRDRSLQSPLVDARGLILEKIFYKNNLI, encoded by the coding sequence ATGTATTTGATTTTTGAAATAGAATATGACGGAACAAACTACTCCGGATGGCAAAGGCAAAAGAATGCCATAACCATTCAGGGCGAGATTGAAAGAGCTTTTCGCGAAATCACCGGACGAGAAATTTCGCTCACGGGTGCGGGGCGGACAGATGCGGGAGTTCACGCACGAGCACAAATCGCACATACCGAAATTGGCGATGAACTCGGCATAGCGGCAGGGCAATTGCCATTAGCACTCAATTCCAAGTTGAATTATGATATTCGAATCAAACGCATAGTTTTTTCGGTAGAAAAATTCCATGCACGATTTGATGCCATTGCTCGCGAATATTCATACACAATCGTGACTCGATACAGCGTTTTTGACCGCCACTTTTGCACTCATATTCGCTACCCGATTGATATAGATTTGCTTTTGCAATCCGCAGAATTATTCTTAGTAAAAGATGATTTCACTACATTTTCGAAACGCAACTCGGATATAATCAATAATGTTTGCGACGTAACCGTCAGCAAATGGGATGTAGTTGACGAAAATACTCTAAAATATACAGTTAGGGCAAATCATTTTCTTTACGGTATGGTCAGGTCGCTTGTTGGAACTATGCTTGACATTTCGCGAGGCAAACGTGATGCGGCTGAAATTGCAACTGCATTATCCTGTCGCGACCGAAGTTTGCAGTCCCCTTTGGTAGATGCTCGTGGACTTATCCTTGAAAAAATTTTCTATAAAAATAATTTAATATAA
- the atpD gene encoding F0F1 ATP synthase subunit beta: MNEGQLIQVIGPVVDVQFPQGTIPAVLNALEIHFQSVEDGSDKVLVCEVQQHLGEDRVRAIAMDNTDGLVRGMKVYDKGSPITIPVGPAVLGRMMNVIGQAIDGKGEIESDIRYPIHRPAPKFADLSTTKEMFETGIKVIDLIQPFTKGGKTGLFGGAGVGKTVIIQELIHNIAKHHGGYSCFAGVGERTREGNDLYLEMEESGVLDKTALIFGQMNEPPGARFRVALTALTAVEYFRDEEGRDVLLFIDNIFRFIQAGSEVSALLGRMPSAVGYQPTLATELGALQERIASTSKGSITSVQAIYVPADDLTDPAPANTFTHLDAKTVLSRQISELGIYPAVDPLDSSSRIMDPLILGDEHYNTAIRCIQVLQTYKDLQDIINILGMDELSDEDKTSVYRARKIQRFFSQPFHVAEQFTGYPGVYVTIAETIAGFKAILDGQCDDIPEGMFAYKGTIDQVFDAWKKSQN; this comes from the coding sequence ATGAATGAAGGGCAATTAATTCAGGTAATCGGTCCGGTAGTTGACGTACAATTCCCACAGGGAACGATTCCGGCGGTGTTGAATGCATTAGAAATTCATTTCCAATCCGTTGAAGACGGTTCCGATAAAGTTCTTGTCTGCGAAGTTCAACAACATCTTGGCGAAGATAGAGTCCGTGCCATTGCAATGGACAACACTGACGGTTTAGTTCGGGGCATGAAAGTTTATGACAAAGGCTCGCCTATCACAATTCCGGTCGGTCCGGCAGTATTAGGCAGAATGATGAACGTCATCGGGCAAGCTATTGACGGCAAAGGCGAAATCGAATCTGATATCAGATACCCTATACACCGCCCTGCCCCGAAATTTGCAGACCTTTCGACAACCAAAGAAATGTTCGAGACCGGAATTAAGGTTATTGACTTGATTCAACCTTTCACCAAAGGCGGCAAAACCGGATTATTTGGTGGTGCAGGTGTGGGCAAAACAGTTATTATCCAAGAATTAATCCACAACATTGCAAAGCATCACGGTGGATACTCTTGTTTTGCAGGCGTCGGCGAAAGAACTCGCGAAGGTAACGACTTGTATCTCGAAATGGAAGAATCAGGCGTACTTGACAAAACTGCATTGATTTTCGGTCAGATGAACGAACCTCCCGGAGCACGTTTCCGTGTAGCACTTACAGCCCTCACAGCAGTTGAATACTTCCGCGATGAAGAAGGCAGAGACGTACTTTTGTTTATAGATAATATATTCCGTTTCATCCAAGCAGGCTCCGAAGTTTCCGCATTGTTAGGTAGAATGCCTTCAGCGGTAGGTTACCAACCTACTTTGGCAACAGAATTGGGAGCTTTGCAAGAACGTATCGCTTCTACTTCCAAAGGCTCTATTACATCCGTTCAAGCTATTTACGTTCCCGCAGATGACTTGACTGACCCTGCTCCGGCAAATACCTTTACGCATCTTGATGCAAAAACAGTATTATCGAGACAAATTTCAGAATTGGGGATATATCCTGCTGTTGACCCATTGGATTCGAGTTCGAGAATCATGGACCCATTGATTTTGGGCGATGAGCATTATAATACTGCTATCAGATGCATCCAAGTTCTTCAAACTTACAAAGATTTGCAGGACATCATCAATATCTTGGGTATGGACGAACTTTCTGACGAGGACAAAACTTCGGTTTACAGAGCCAGAAAGATTCAAAGATTCTTCTCGCAACCATTCCACGTTGCCGAACAATTTACAGGCTACCCGGGTGTATATGTTACTATCGCCGAAACTATTGCAGGATTCAAAGCTATTCTCGACGGTCAATGCGATGATATTCCCGAAGGCATGTTTGCTTACAAAGGTACTATAGACCAAGTATTTGACGCTTGGAAAAAGAGTCAGAACTAA
- a CDS encoding M48 family metalloprotease: MMRTVKFYLIYAVMAIATMGTFNGCESGTGIGDLNLYSPSDDAQMGAQLDAEIRKLPNEYPIYNNAAATQYLQDIMNEILISDEIKYREVFTYNVTIIESETINAFATPGGYVYFYTGMLKFLENEAMLASIMAHEIAHAELRHATKRMTKQMGLSVLLSVILGNNPAQLTEIAANLFAGLEFLRNSREDEAESDEYSFKYLLSTKWYPGAGKMFFELVAKGGTTGAIEELLSTHPPDEKRIAAIEAMIKEYNIAPPTEANLFTQRYQQFKQTLN, from the coding sequence ATGATGAGAACAGTTAAATTCTATTTGATTTATGCGGTTATGGCAATCGCAACTATGGGAACATTCAATGGCTGCGAAAGTGGCACCGGAATCGGCGATTTGAATTTGTATTCCCCTTCAGATGATGCTCAAATGGGAGCACAGTTAGATGCTGAAATCAGAAAACTTCCAAATGAGTATCCAATTTACAACAATGCTGCGGCAACGCAGTATTTGCAAGATATAATGAACGAAATTCTTATATCGGACGAAATCAAATACAGAGAAGTCTTTACTTACAATGTTACGATTATAGAAAGCGAGACAATCAATGCTTTTGCAACTCCGGGTGGATACGTCTATTTTTACACCGGAATGTTGAAATTTTTGGAAAATGAAGCTATGCTCGCTTCGATTATGGCTCATGAAATAGCACATGCAGAACTAAGACATGCTACAAAAAGGATGACAAAGCAAATGGGCTTATCTGTGCTGCTAAGTGTAATACTTGGAAATAATCCTGCTCAATTGACTGAAATTGCGGCTAACTTGTTTGCAGGACTTGAATTTCTGAGAAATAGTCGCGAAGATGAAGCAGAATCCGATGAGTACAGCTTCAAATATTTGCTTTCAACAAAATGGTATCCGGGTGCCGGAAAAATGTTCTTTGAACTCGTTGCTAAAGGTGGCACTACAGGAGCTATCGAGGAGTTACTTTCGACTCACCCACCTGATGAAAAGCGAATTGCTGCAATCGAAGCTATGATAAAAGAATATAATATAGCTCCACCGACTGAAGCAAATTTATTTACTCAAAGATACCAACAATTCAAACAAACACTCAACTAA